Genomic window (Halofilum ochraceum):
GCCTGCTCGGCGGCTACCCGGGCGTGTACGACTTCGGCGAGAGCGGCGTATTCTCCGAACTGTCCGGGCAGCCGCGTCGCTATCGACCCTGGACCATGGTCGGCCTGTCGATCGGGCGCGAGCGTCGGCGGCTCGGGGAACTGCTCGACCGCGCTTACGCCGAATGCGCGGCCGACGCACCGACCCTGCCGCCGCGCGAGGCCCGTCTCCGAACCGCCTTTGCCGGCACCGTCGCGACTTTTGATCGTGTGGCCCTGGCCTCCGGTTGCCGCAGCTGGGTCGAACACACGCCCGGCCTCGCCCTTCAGGCACGCCCGCTCGAACGCCTCATTCCGCGATTGCGCATCGTCCATGTCATTCGCGATGGCCGCGACGTGGTCGCCTCCCACTGTGCCCAGACGGCCAGGCAACGCGGCCGCTACAGCCGCGCCAACGATGCGCGCAGCGCCATCGAGTGCTGGAATCGCGCGCTGGCCGTGCATGCACGCTGTTTCGGGCGCAGCGGGCACAGCTTCGTCTTCTACGAAGACCTGATCCATTACCCGCATCGCGAACTCACGCGCCTCGCGCACGAATGCGGTCTCAATGTCGAGAGCGGTGCCACGGAAGCGGCCGTCGAGAAAGTCGATGTCGCGCCGCCGCGCGCCGCCCGCTCCCGTTTCCGCGAACTGTTCGATGTCGCCGGACGTCGCCGCATCGAGGCCCGCCTCGACCTGGAGCGCTATGGCGCGCTGGCCGAACGCCTCCATGCACTGCGGGTGGACCGTTACGCGTTCCCGGCCGTCGAGCCCGCCGTTTCCGATATGTCCACCCGGGGCCCCGCGACGGGTAACGACGTCCTGCGTTGACCGGCAGCGGCATGAAGGCCTGCGCCCGTTATATTTGCTTGTCAGATGCTCCGGTTACGAACTTGTCTGGCCCCGGCCCGCGCGGGCTTCATGTTTCGTTCGTTCGTTCGTTCGTTCGTTCGATCCAGACCCATGGCCATGATGTAGCTTGCCGCGCTACGCGCGACGGAGTAGCGCTCATGCGCAGAGTGTCGCAGTGTGTCGGGGTCCACGGGGTCATCCCAGGCCTCTGTCATCGAACGCGCGAGTTCAGCGGCATCGCCAACGGGGGCCAGTGGTCCCAGACGCCCATCCTTAAGGATCTCGGATGGTCCGCTCGGGCAGTTCGTGGAAACGACGGGAGTGCCGACGGCCATCGCTTCTATCAAGACGTTGCCGAGCCCCTCCCATGCCGACGACATCACCAACATGCGGCTTCGGGAAAGATAAGCGTACACATTGTCCGCGAACCCGGGCATGTCGATATCGGCTGCTACGCCGTGCTCCCGTGCCAGCGCTTCAAGCGTGCCGCGCAAGCGGCCCTCTCCGAGGATGACGAGGCGGGCGGCGTGCTGCTGCCGGAACAGGGCGAA
Coding sequences:
- a CDS encoding sulfotransferase → MNTTAPTPARIPASAIKRRMLVLAGPHSGGSLVRRLLGGYPGVYDFGESGVFSELSGQPRRYRPWTMVGLSIGRERRRLGELLDRAYAECAADAPTLPPREARLRTAFAGTVATFDRVALASGCRSWVEHTPGLALQARPLERLIPRLRIVHVIRDGRDVVASHCAQTARQRGRYSRANDARSAIECWNRALAVHARCFGRSGHSFVFYEDLIHYPHRELTRLAHECGLNVESGATEAAVEKVDVAPPRAARSRFRELFDVAGRRRIEARLDLERYGALAERLHALRVDRYAFPAVEPAVSDMSTRGPATGNDVLR